A single window of Colletes latitarsis isolate SP2378_abdomen chromosome 6, iyColLati1, whole genome shotgun sequence DNA harbors:
- the Aay gene encoding phosphoserine phosphatase: MAKLEDVISIWRNADAVTFDVDSTVIQEEGIDELAKFCGKGDEVAALTSQAMQGNVTFHQSLTERLNIIKPSFMQVKQFLLSHPPKLTPGIKALVTALQIRKKQVFLVSGGFHCLIAPVAISLNIPVENVFANKLKFYFTGEYAGFDENQPTAASGGKAKVIEYLKKEIRLKTIVHVGDGATDLETISIADSFIGYGGNVVRESVKLRAPWFITNFNELTNAL; this comes from the exons ATGGCAAAATTGGAAGACGTGATATCTATATGGAGGAACGCGGATGCAGTCACATTTGACGTCGATTCCACTGTAATACAAGAAGAAGGAATTGACGAACTTGCAAAATTTTGCGGAAAAGGAGACGAAGTTGCTGCCTT AACTAGTCAGGCAATGCAAGGCAATGTGACATTTCATCAATCGTTAACGGAAAGATTGAATATTATAAAACCAAGTTTTATGCAAGTGAAACAATTCTTATTGTCCCATCCACCAAAACTTACGCCTGGTATAAA AGCTTTGGTAACAGCCCTACAAATTCGTAAAAAGCAAGTGTTTTTAGTATCTGGTGGTTTTCACTGTTTAATTGCACCAGTTGCCATATCGCTTAATATTCCAGTAGAAAATGTCTTTGCAAACAAActaaaattctattttacaG GAGAATATGCAGGATTCGATGAAAATCAACCGACTGCTGCAAGTGGTGGGAAAGCAAAAGTAATTGAATATCTTAAAAAAGAAATCAGACTTAAAACTATTGTCCATGTTGGTGATGGAGCAACAGATCTAGAAACTATTTCAATAGCAGACTCGTTTATAG GATATGGAGGAAATGTAGTTAGAGAAAGCGTTAAGTTAAGAGCTCCATGGTTTATTACCAATTTTAACGAACTTACAAATGCTTTATAA